TTCCAGCGACCGATGTTCTCCAGAGGGAGCTTGCTCAGCTGCAGCAGATGTTCCATGGCAAGCTGGACACAGACGTTGAATTAACAGAACGGGGAAATGTTGTCAAGAACTTTAGGGTTGAGCCGGTGCGTTACCAGGAGGCAAAGGAATGTTGGGTTGCTTGTTATTGGAAGAATGCAAAGCAACCCACCACGCGTAAAATAAAAGGGGAGGGACGGCGCCTCTACAAAACCACCGTTTCTGTGGAGCTTAGTCCCAAAACCCTATATTTCTGAGGAGAGCCGATTTCTAGCGTGTGGGAGTGACGGGAAGGCCATCCCACAACGCTTCACCGAGCCTCGGCGTCCACTACATCGACGCCGTCATGTCTTCATCAAGCGCCGCCAACTATGTGCCTGGTGAAGATCTACTCGTgttccttcttgttcttgtatAGATCTAGGTGTTCTCATGTTTTAAGTTAATGTAATACTCACAAGGGGTTGCAAGCCGGAGCGGAAGAGGCCGGACAGGTTCCTGTGCAGGCTGACGGACTATAGGATGGACAGCATCCAGTTGGTCGGCACGGATGCGATCCCGGGCGTCACGTACTGCGACGACAAGGGCAACGTCCTGCCGGTCCTCCCCAGCAATCACTTCGCGCTGCTGCTCACCATCTCACCCAAGCACTGAGAGCAGTGTGCGTCCCTGCTGCCAATGGAGAATTTGAAGTTCTTATATTATAAAAACGATACTGACGACAACGTGGCCTTTGGCCAGACGATATATATGTGTACGTGGGCAGTAGCTACTTCTCATGGCGTCTACTATACCATCGTTGAGCAACAGGTTCTATTGCTTTAATTTGCTGGGTTTTCGTTCGCGTTTGTCTGATTTTCGTGGTTTATTTGAGCCTGTTCCCTATACAACAAGGCTGTACTTGGTCACTAGACAAAGGGAACCTGCTAATCCACGGGTCCCCACTCTTGATCAAATTCACCGCACCATGTGCGATCCTGAGTCTTGCACGAGCGAGGCACGTGAGCAGTTGCATGTACTCCATCGTGTGCGGTGTGCGCCGGCTCAATAGCAACACCCTTCTCTAAAATTGTGTGTTTCTTTTTACCTGGGGAAAAATTCTACTTACACTCTCGAACTATCGCAAAATTCTAATTTTTAACATTCAACTACAAAACTGGATAACTTAGACTATTCAGTTCTTAAAACCAGACAAATTTGGCTCTTAGGGTGGTTTCAAAGGtgattttatattaaaaaataaaaattctatTTACATAAAAAAGTTAAAACTAAATCACTTTAAATCaggaaaatatgaaactagtaccaaaatctatctattatcttattatttgaccaacaaaTAGAGCCTTCACGTttgctctcaaggtctagaattcccacattaatcagagaaaataagagaaattaaattacccaccactgccattacgaaaaAACCTAAAatactcatatatatatatgtttataaattacccaccagtgccattaaaatatatttctatttataaatataaatttatctATTATTTTGCATATCAAGTTACATATCGTGCATACCTATAGAATACTAGCTACACAAACAATTAAATGTTTTACCATAAGTATATCTTATTATATTACcaaaattccaaatgcaccttcacaataatattattattagtaaaaaataaacaagataattctAGGCTTTGCACTATATATTAGACTACCACCTGGCCCGCAGTGATTATGAATTCATGATATGAGGGTGGCCAAAGTTGGGCCAGCGATGAGGATCACAGAGTTGGAGGCTAAGAGTAAGGGTAAGCACCACGCCGCAAGGTTCTTCATCCTTCGTGCAGTCTGGAGACTATCCATCACCTATTACCTACTGATGATATTTGAACGTGCATGTCCGCAGGCCCAATGCAAGCACAAGGCCCTGCACGTCCAACCTAATCCTTTTTCACAATCCTCTTGCATCCCTGTCCTTGTTAAGGTAGGGTCCTTGATATTACTTCAAACATAGTAGCAACAGATGACCAACAGAATCATAAAGTAGGGAAGGTTGCAAAAGAACAATTGAGTCAGTTGAATTGAACAGTGGACAGTATTACTACAAGGGCTAATAGATAAGAAATATGTTACTTTTACTACTAGCAAAAGGTAGTAGTTAAGATCGAGGAGATAGGTAGGCTGTGTGCTTGCCATGCGGCCATATcattgacaaagaaagacgtAGGCAAAAGGAGACACCACTAGCAGCAGAGAAGCACTCTTGATTATTGAAGCATGTATTATCTGATGAGAAAGATTTAATTTTATGAATAATAATTAGATAAAAATGCAAGATCTATTTAAAATATCAATACTAACCGCGCAAATGGGCGGGCCACCTTCCTAGTTTTTCTAAAGAAGTAACGTATTTAttgttgctctatttgaatcttagttattcaaaaatatatacataACTACAAACAAtcatgaacataaaaaaatggATATGAATAACTGACAAGTACTGTTCCAATTGATACTtaacatttttagaaaacttttgatacccatttcgTATTGTTTtaacttaaaatgaattacttatgaattttaagtttaaatttgaatatttgtagttctcataaaatgaaaaaccaccttcaaaataACCAAAGGGATCAAATTTACTGGGTTTTAACAGTTAGATGGCCTATGTTATTCAGATTCATAGTTTGAAGGTTGAGAATCGGACTTTCGTGATAGTTCGAGGCTGTAACGGTGTAAACTGGACTTTTCGGCTGTAACTGTGTAAACTGGACTTTTCCCTTTTACCTGCACTCATGATGCCATATCAAGTGAGATGAAAACAGAGCCTGCATTCAACCTCTGCTTTATGAATTTCTGGGAGTATATAATATAGAACATATATACCGTACCTACATGCTGAGTCGTAATAATCTCAACATAATAGCTTTCAATATCTAGCAAGCCAATGAAATTAAAATTCTACAAGCATCATAACAGGAAATCAGTGCTAGACATGGGTAATTTGGGCTCTGTGCCTCAAATTAACTATCACAATACtaattcgcaaaaaaaaaaaaacaatcacaCTAATACCTTACGCACTGCTGTTCTCTCCCTCAACAAGGTCCATGAAGGAAGACGGAACCGGTGGAATTTCAGGGTTCAGAACACCTTCCAGCATACGAACAACTTGGCCCATAGATGGCCTGTCGCCCTCGTCCTGGATGCACCAGCAGGCAACTCTGCAGGCCACATCGAGCTCCTCGACGTTGGCATTCCCTCCCAGCCTGTGATCGAGCAGGCACAGCACGTTCCCCTCCTGCAACTGGGCAGCCGCGTAGAGAGGGAAATACCGGTGGCTCCCGGATCTCAGCCTCATGGTGCTCCTCCTCCCGGAGATTATCTCGAGGAGCACGATGCCGAAGCTGTAAACATCTGCCTTCCTGGTGATCCGCTGCCCTGATATCCACTCTGGCGCGAGGTAGCCCATGGTCCCTCGAATGGTGGTCAGGGCGGAGTTGAATTCCCGCCCGAGAAGCTTGGCCATGCCGAAGTCGGCGATCTTGGCGCAGAGCTCCGCATCGAGTAGTATGTTTTCAGGCTTGATGTCACAGTGGATGATGCAGTCTTCACATCCTTCATGGAGGTAGGCCAGTCCCTTGGCGATGCCGAGCGCGATCTGGTAACGACGATCCCATGTCAGCAGGCTAGAGTCTTCTGAAAACAGGTGTGAATCCAAGGAACCATTGGTCATGTACTCGTAGACCAGCAACCTTGTACTCCCTTTGACACAAAATCCCAGAAGGCGGACGAGGTTAGTGTGCTGAATCACTCCAAGTGTGCGCACCTCTGCCCTGAACTGCTTATCCACATACCCAAGGCCTTTGAGACGCTTCACGGCGACAAGAGTTGATCCTGGCATCGTTCCCCTGAAAACACAGCCGAAACCTCCCTCGCCGAGCTTATCGGAGAAATTCCTTGTAGCTCTCTTCACCTCTGAATAGGGGTACACAGCAAGAGGACCTTCTGCTTGGAACTTTCTGCAAGGTAACAGACCTCTCCTGTATCTCCACACAAGTGCTAGTATCGATACTATCACACAAGTAGTTGCTGCCAACCCGATCACCATGGATACAATACCGATTGTCTGCAAGCCCTTTCTGACCCTGAGCTTAGAACCCAAACGAAGATAAACCTTGCTGTATGGAGGTCTAGTAGCAAAACTTACATCGTACAGGCTGTGGTACCATAGCTTGCATCCAGAGTCATAGGCGTATGCGACGCAGTAGCATAGGCTCACACAGGCTTCTCTGCAGTCTTGTTCACTTCCTGCTGAGTGGTTCTGAGAGCTGTAAGGGAGCCTTTGCAGATTGTCTAACGGAACAAACGAGTCATCATGCAGTGTCTGGCCTTTGTTTGTCTCGCAGCTCAGTGGAAGAGATCTGGAGCAGCCGCTCACAAAGTATCCAAGCTGCCACTCGGaggggttcgagggctcgaATCCGTCGACGCAGTAGCATTTGCCGTCGCTCTTGCAGGCGCCGAAGCGACCGCAGAAGAAGGCACCTGATTTGCAGTCAGAAGGGAAGGTCCAGCGAGACACCCAGACACCACTGGAACTTGACCAGCTCCGTAGGCTCACTTGCCCCAGATGGAGCTGCAAGTGCTCGGTGAAATCAGGGCTCCGAGGATAGTTCAGCACCAGCGAGCTGCCATTATCTTGAGATGACACCATCCAGTCCGGGAAGGTCCCCGGAATGGCGTCCTGCCCGTCGGTGGTGAGCACGAACCCGTTCCTCCTGCTCCGATCGACGCTGAGGCTGCCGTTGTGCCCTGACTTGGTGTACGTCAGCGAGATGTTCCTCCCGGCGTCCCTGTCGAGCCCGAGCTTCCCGCCGGGGAGCAGCGTGTCGCCGGGGCAGTAGAAGCTTTGCCACAGGATCCACGAGGAGTTGGCCTGGTCCACCACCACCAGATTGCCGCTGTCGAGgaggaccgcggcggcggccgccggcgaggggccgtcgtcgtcgcccgcCGGCACGCTCGACCACCAGAGGCTGCTCCCGCCCTCCATGATGTACAGGCGGGCGCCGAAGAGCTCCAGCGCCGCGCCGGGCAGGTCGGTGATGTAGACCCTGTCCCCGAACCAGAACGTGGTGGTgccggcgctcgccggcgtgttCCTGAGCCTGACGCCCAGGAAGTGGTATATGTCCGCGCCCGGGGAGAAGAAGCCCAGCTCGAACACGCCGTTCCTGGAGACCAGCGTCTGGTTGCCGTAGATGCCCTCCCCGGGGAGAATGGTGTCCCTGGCCACGGCAGACACCGCAAGGAAGATGATGCCGCCcagcaggaggaagaagaaggaggaggtcgGCATGGGTGGCCGGGACGGCGAGCAGTAAACACGCTTCAGTTCTGCCTCCATGGGCGAGCTACGAGCACTACTAGCAGAAGGAGCGAAACGAACATGTGCGTGGAGGGACAGTTGCGCGAGCAGCCTACAAGATATGAGATTCACTGGCGATGGGGATTTGCTAGTTTTGGACTTTTGGTGAGCTGAATCCTAGTTGTTGACTTGCACACACAGTAGTCAAACAGATGGCTCCACCGCTCCTGCTGAACTGCCGCCTACTCTTCTTGACCAAACATCCAAACCTTTTCACTTCAGTGAGGGCGTGTCTGTCACTGCCCGGGGACACAGGAAGGCAGAGCCAGGTGCATGCAGTCGTTTGGAAACTGTTTGGCAGTTCGCCACCAGCAGTTCGCATGCCGCCCGTGTCAAACTGTCAATTTGAGGTCTGCGATCCAAAAGCAAATTGCTGGTGGGTTACATTCGAAACGCACGTTGTGattattttgtttcttttttttaggaaaGAGAATGTGTCGCAATGACCACGCTATTGGAGAGCCATGCAAGTCTTGTACTAGTAGGTTGAGAAGCACAGGGCACAAAGGAAGCACTCGGACAAACACAAACCAGTCAAAAACGAGTAGTACCTGTCATCACAGAGATGTCAATGGCCCCGTTTCTGCTAGCGTTGGCGGCCTTTTTCTCGGTTGGGTATGAGAAGGATTCCACAAGAACCTATTTCAGGCTAGCTATTTTATGTCAGTCCAATGCGTACAGCCCTTTTGCAAAGGCCACACCCAAGGGCTCTAGAAAAGTAGAAACTCAATGCTTTGCAAACTAATTCATCATTAAAGACAAAACCGAACATAATCAAGGGCTTGTTCAGTAGCACAGATTGGAGGGGAGATTCTGACTTGAAAGGGATCGCTGCCAATTTTTTTCGTTCCCCACCAAACGAAACAAGCCGGGTATGATTGCATCAATGGTGAGACGCTAAAATAGGATTTGGTTGTTGGAGTCCTAGGAGACACCACCTGTTGCTAGTATGTAGGAGTACTGTTACGCTTCGGGGCGATGGTGAGCAGCAAGCCGAAGTGATGGCTGGGGAGGACCGGCACAACGCCCCCCTTGTCGTCGAAGCGGGCCACGCCGGGGATCGGCT
This portion of the Panicum virgatum strain AP13 chromosome 2N, P.virgatum_v5, whole genome shotgun sequence genome encodes:
- the LOC120661470 gene encoding G-type lectin S-receptor-like serine/threonine-protein kinase At2g19130 is translated as MEAELKRVYCSPSRPPMPTSSFFFLLLGGIIFLAVSAVARDTILPGEGIYGNQTLVSRNGVFELGFFSPGADIYHFLGVRLRNTPASAGTTTFWFGDRVYITDLPGAALELFGARLYIMEGGSSLWWSSVPAGDDDGPSPAAAAAVLLDSGNLVVVDQANSSWILWQSFYCPGDTLLPGGKLGLDRDAGRNISLTYTKSGHNGSLSVDRSRRNGFVLTTDGQDAIPGTFPDWMVSSQDNGSSLVLNYPRSPDFTEHLQLHLGQVSLRSWSSSSGVWVSRWTFPSDCKSGAFFCGRFGACKSDGKCYCVDGFEPSNPSEWQLGYFVSGCSRSLPLSCETNKGQTLHDDSFVPLDNLQRLPYSSQNHSAGSEQDCREACVSLCYCVAYAYDSGCKLWYHSLYDVSFATRPPYSKVYLRLGSKLRVRKGLQTIGIVSMVIGLAATTCVIVSILALVWRYRRGLLPCRKFQAEGPLAVYPYSEVKRATRNFSDKLGEGGFGCVFRGTMPGSTLVAVKRLKGLGYVDKQFRAEVRTLGVIQHTNLVRLLGFCVKGSTRLLVYEYMTNGSLDSHLFSEDSSLLTWDRRYQIALGIAKGLAYLHEGCEDCIIHCDIKPENILLDAELCAKIADFGMAKLLGREFNSALTTIRGTMGYLAPEWISGQRITRKADVYSFGIVLLEIISGRRSTMRLRSGSHRYFPLYAAAQLQEGNVLCLLDHRLGGNANVEELDVACRVACWCIQDEGDRPSMGQVVRMLEGVLNPEIPPVPSSFMDLVEGENSSA